A DNA window from Daucus carota subsp. sativus chromosome 3, DH1 v3.0, whole genome shotgun sequence contains the following coding sequences:
- the LOC108214981 gene encoding protein REVEILLE 6 isoform X2: MVSLNSNPPENFYLDPQMGLPLQNIGSFSAPPGAPDPALSDDLSIKIRKPYTITKSRESWSEPEHDKFLEALTLFDRDWKKIEAFIGSKTVIQIRSHAQKYFLKVQKSGTNEHLPPPRPKRKAAHPYPQKAPKNAPVLSQVNASFQTSPLPETGFMRRSNSSPLLRIPTASTAAVRSQTENSTQTFDLSNMTKGDIRSARQPMANNCSSSSESTPKTQQTGESTDQRNHGSSSLRVLPDFAEVYNFIGSVFDPNTKGHVQKLKEMDPIDVETVLLLMRNLSVNLTSPNFEDHRKLLSSYQIDLEKENTDEMVNNLLDDEADHNAQFEWQHRSISG; this comes from the exons ATGGTATCTTTGAACTCAAACCCACCTGAAAACTTCTACTTGGATCCTCAAATGGGTCTGCCCCTTCAAAATATAGGCTCTTTTTCAGCTCCACCAGGGGCTCCTGACCCTGCTTTGTCTGATGATTTGTCTATAAAGATCAGAAAACCATATACAATTACCAAGTCTAGAGAGAGCTGGAGTGAGCCTGAGCATGACAAGTTTCTTGAAGCTCTTACACT CTTTGATCGGGACTGGAAAAAGATTGAAGCATTTATTGGTTCAAAAACTGTCATCCAG ATACGCAGTCACGCACAGAAGTACTTTTTGAAAGTTCAGAAAAGTGGAACTAATGAACATCTACCTCCACCGAGACCGAAAAGGAAAGCTGCTCATCCGTATCCACAGAAAGCTCCTAAAAATG CTCCTGTACTATCACAAGTCAATGCATCCTTCCAAACATCCCCTCTACCTGAAACTGGTTTTATGCGAAGGTCAAACTCTTCTCCATTGCTGAGAATTCCCACAGCAAGCACAGCAGCTGTGCGTTCCCAGACTGAGAACTCTACGCAAACGTTTGATCTTTCAAATATGACAAAAG GAGATATAAGATCTGCCAGGCAGCCAATGGCAAATAACTGTAGCAGTAGTTCTGAGAGCACACCGAAAACACAACAAACAGGTGAATCAACTGATCAAAGGAATCATGGGTCGTCATCATTGAGAG TTCTGCCTGACTTTGCTGAAGTGTATAACTTTATTGGTAGTGTTTTCGATCCAAATACAAAAGGTCATGTACAAAAACTTAAAGAAATGGATCCAATTGATGTTGAAACG GTGTTATTGTTAATGAGAAACCTCTCAGTCAATTTAACCAGCCCCAATTTTGAGGATCAT AGGAAATTGCTTTCATCCTATCAGATCGACTTGGAGAAAGAAAACACTGATGAAATGGTAAACAATCTCCTGGACGACGAAGCTGATCATAATGCTCAATTCGAGTGGCAACATAGAAGTATTAGTGGTTAG
- the LOC108214981 gene encoding protein REVEILLE 6 isoform X1, whose amino-acid sequence MVSLNSNPPENFYLDPQMGLPLQNIGSFSAPPGAPDPALSDDLSIKIRKPYTITKSRESWSEPEHDKFLEALTLFDRDWKKIEAFIGSKTVIQIRSHAQKYFLKVQKSGTNEHLPPPRPKRKAAHPYPQKAPKNAPVLSQVNASFQTSPLPETGFMRRSNSSPLLRIPTASTAAVRSQTENSTQTFDLSNMTKGDIRSARQPMANNCSSSSESTPKTQQTGESTDQRNHGSSSLRVLPDFAEVYGFIGSVFDPNTKGHVQKLKEMDPIDVETVLLLMRNLSVNLTSPKFEDHRKLLSSYQIDLEKENTDDMVNNLLDDKADHNAQFEWQHRSISG is encoded by the exons ATGGTATCTTTGAACTCAAACCCACCTGAAAACTTCTACTTGGATCCTCAAATGGGTCTGCCCCTTCAAAATATAGGCTCTTTTTCAGCTCCACCAGGGGCTCCTGACCCTGCTTTGTCTGATGATTTGTCTATAAAGATCAGAAAACCATATACAATTACCAAGTCTAGAGAGAGCTGGAGTGAGCCTGAGCATGACAAGTTTCTTGAAGCTCTTACACT CTTTGATCGGGACTGGAAAAAGATTGAAGCATTTATTGGTTCAAAAACTGTCATCCAG ATACGCAGTCACGCACAGAAGTACTTTTTGAAAGTTCAGAAAAGTGGAACTAATGAACATCTACCTCCACCGAGACCGAAAAGGAAAGCTGCTCATCCGTATCCACAGAAAGCTCCTAAAAATG CTCCTGTACTATCACAAGTCAATGCATCCTTCCAAACATCCCCTCTACCTGAAACTGGTTTTATGCGAAGGTCAAACTCTTCTCCATTGCTGAGAATTCCCACAGCAAGCACAGCAGCTGTGCGTTCCCAGACTGAGAACTCTACGCAAACGTTTGATCTTTCAAATATGACAAAAG GAGATATAAGATCTGCCAGGCAGCCAATGGCAAATAACTGTAGCAGTAGTTCTGAGAGCACACCGAAAACACAACAAACAGGTGAATCAACTGATCAAAGGAATCATGGGTCGTCATCATTGAGAG TTCTGCCTGACTTTGCTGAAGTGTATGGCTTTATTGGTAGTGTTTTTGATCCAAATACAAAAGGTCATGTGCAAAAACTTAAAGAAATGGATCCAATTGATGTTGAAACG GTGTTATTGTTAATGAGAAACCTCTCAGTCAATTTAACCAGCCCCAAGTTTGAGGATCAT AGGAAATTGCTTTCATCCTATCAGATCGACTTGGAGAAAGAAAACACTGATGATATGGTAAACAATCTCCTGGACGACAAAGCTGATCATAATGCTCAATTCGAGTGGCAACATAGAAGTATTAGTGGTTAG